One genomic segment of Vespa velutina chromosome 10, iVesVel2.1, whole genome shotgun sequence includes these proteins:
- the LOC124952185 gene encoding transcriptional adapter 2B isoform X11: protein MADLYAKYNCTYCQEDITGLRVKCVECPDFDLCLQCFSAGAEIGQHKNDHSYQFMDSGTISIFNGRGNWTAREQLRLLDAIEQFGFGNWEDISKHIETRTPEEAKEEYIARYLDGNIGKHTWPPTESYTPNLTDQTKSDNGPLSPDLTSRLPPLDITPEEAAQLGYMPQRDDFERDYNHEAESLVSSLFLNPAEDDDLDIALKLAQVDMYTNNLRERARRKRVVRDYQLVSAFFASSRKDRGVKKRQTKEEKEFRDRMRTFAQFYTAQEYEQFLTNLERERELRLRLSELYRYREHGIARHEECAHFEQVMAQAQGQNDTADHWTEKKSRECKTTFRALIILAAVGRPHQYTATPQKKSPFLHSREEEKNYSSTDRKSTVKLDTASSSSTINQINPNRTMIPANQWVEQDSNPNTSSQHSTSSNSTVEKNCFVASSSSKVLSHLGETGERDIEMEASAHLLTKQEKSLCLQLDLKPMQYLTQKTLLLQEYLSGNRKSGIIPQSEPEKRKKK, encoded by the exons ATGGCGG ATTTGTATGCGAAATACAACTGTACGTATTGTCAAGAAGACATCACGGGTCTGCGTGTTAAATGCGTCGAGTGCCCAGATTTCGACCTCTGTTTGCAG TGCTTTTCCGCTGGAGCTGAAATTGGTCAACACAAAAATGATCACTCTTATCAATTTATG GATTCTGGTACCATTAGTATATTTAATGGACGAGGCAATTGGACTGCCAGAGAACAACTTAGACTTTTGGATGCCATTGAACAATTTGGCTTTGGAAATTGGGAGGATATCAGTAAACATATCGAAACTAGGACACCGGAAG AagcgaaagaagaatatattgcTAGGTATTTGGATGGTAATATTGGAAAACATACATGGCCACCTACAGAAAGCTATACGCCAAATCTTACGGATCAAACTAAGTCAGATAATGGACCATTATCCCCTGATCTCACATCCCGGTTACCTCCGCTCGATATAACACCGGAGGAAGCTGCTCAATTGGGTTATATGCCTCAACGAGATGACTTTGAAAGA gaTTATAACCATGAAGCAGAGTCTCTtgtttcatcattatttttaaatccagCAGAAGATGATGATCTCGACATAGCACTTAAGCTAGCACAAGTTGATATGTATACTAATAATTTAAGAGAAAGAGCTAGAAGAAAACGTGTCGTACGAGATTATCAACTTGTGTCCGCTTTCTTTGCATCATCTAGAAAAGATAGAGGAGTAAAGAAGAGacaaacgaaggaagaaaa agaATTTAGGGACAGAATGAGGACTTTTGCACAATTTTATACTGCACAGGAATATGAACAGTTCCTAACGAatcttgaaagagaaagagaacttcGGTTACGACTTTCGGAACTTTATCGTTATCGGGAGCATGGGATAGCTAGACACGAGGAATGTGCACATTTTGAACAAGTGATGGCACAGGCTCAGGGACAAAATGATACCGCCGATCACTGGACAGAGAAAAAATCT AGGGAATGTAAAACAACGTTCAGAGCTTTAATTATACT GGCAGCAGTGGGCCGTCCACACCAATACACCGCCACACCTCAAAAAAAA AGTCCATTTCTTCATtctagagaagaagaaaaaaattactctTCCACCGACCGAAAGTCCACTGTAAAGCTAGACACAGCCAGCAGCAGCTCCACAATCAATCAAATCAATCCCAATCGGACGATGATTCCAGCCAATCAGTGGGTGGAGCAGGATAGCAATCCGAATACTTCCAGTCAACATTCTACAAGTTCCAATTCTActgtagaaaaaaattgcttTGTAGCATCATCTTCGTCGAAAGTACTCTCACATTTGGGAGAAACAGGAGAACGGGATATAGAAATGGAGGCATCTGCACATCTTTTaacgaaacaagaaaaatcattatgtCTTCAGTTAGACTTGAAGCCGATGCAGTATTTAACACAAAAGACGTTGTTGTTACAA GAATATCTCAGTGGTAATAGAAAATCAGGGATTATACCTCAGTCGGAACCAGAGA aaaggaagaaaaagtga
- the LOC124952185 gene encoding transcriptional adapter 2B isoform X8 translates to MADLYAKYNCTYCQEDITGLRVKCVECPDFDLCLQCFSAGAEIGQHKNDHSYQFMDSGTISIFNGRGNWTAREQLRLLDAIEQFGFGNWEDISKHIETRTPEEAKEEYIARYLDGNIGKHTWPPTESYTPNLTDQTKSDNGPLSPDLTSRLPPLDITPEEAAQLGYMPQRDDFERDYNHEAESLVSSLFLNPAEDDDLDIALKLAQVDMYTNNLRERARRKRVVRDYQLVSAFFASSRKDRGVKKRQTKEEKEFRDRMRTFAQFYTAQEYEQFLTNLERERELRLRLSELYRYREHGIARHEECAHFEQVMAQAQGQNDTADHWTEKKSRECKTTFRALIILAAVGRPHQYTATPQKKSPFLHSREEEKNYSSTDRKSTVKLDTASSSSTINQINPNRTMIPANQWVEQDSNPNTSSQHSTSSNSTVEKNCFVASSSSKVLSHLGETGERDIEMEASAHLLTKQEKSLCLQLDLKPMQYLTQKTLLLQEYLSGNRKSGIIPQSEPESKILHYLVANGWIAAN, encoded by the exons ATGGCGG ATTTGTATGCGAAATACAACTGTACGTATTGTCAAGAAGACATCACGGGTCTGCGTGTTAAATGCGTCGAGTGCCCAGATTTCGACCTCTGTTTGCAG TGCTTTTCCGCTGGAGCTGAAATTGGTCAACACAAAAATGATCACTCTTATCAATTTATG GATTCTGGTACCATTAGTATATTTAATGGACGAGGCAATTGGACTGCCAGAGAACAACTTAGACTTTTGGATGCCATTGAACAATTTGGCTTTGGAAATTGGGAGGATATCAGTAAACATATCGAAACTAGGACACCGGAAG AagcgaaagaagaatatattgcTAGGTATTTGGATGGTAATATTGGAAAACATACATGGCCACCTACAGAAAGCTATACGCCAAATCTTACGGATCAAACTAAGTCAGATAATGGACCATTATCCCCTGATCTCACATCCCGGTTACCTCCGCTCGATATAACACCGGAGGAAGCTGCTCAATTGGGTTATATGCCTCAACGAGATGACTTTGAAAGA gaTTATAACCATGAAGCAGAGTCTCTtgtttcatcattatttttaaatccagCAGAAGATGATGATCTCGACATAGCACTTAAGCTAGCACAAGTTGATATGTATACTAATAATTTAAGAGAAAGAGCTAGAAGAAAACGTGTCGTACGAGATTATCAACTTGTGTCCGCTTTCTTTGCATCATCTAGAAAAGATAGAGGAGTAAAGAAGAGacaaacgaaggaagaaaa agaATTTAGGGACAGAATGAGGACTTTTGCACAATTTTATACTGCACAGGAATATGAACAGTTCCTAACGAatcttgaaagagaaagagaacttcGGTTACGACTTTCGGAACTTTATCGTTATCGGGAGCATGGGATAGCTAGACACGAGGAATGTGCACATTTTGAACAAGTGATGGCACAGGCTCAGGGACAAAATGATACCGCCGATCACTGGACAGAGAAAAAATCT AGGGAATGTAAAACAACGTTCAGAGCTTTAATTATACT GGCAGCAGTGGGCCGTCCACACCAATACACCGCCACACCTCAAAAAAAA AGTCCATTTCTTCATtctagagaagaagaaaaaaattactctTCCACCGACCGAAAGTCCACTGTAAAGCTAGACACAGCCAGCAGCAGCTCCACAATCAATCAAATCAATCCCAATCGGACGATGATTCCAGCCAATCAGTGGGTGGAGCAGGATAGCAATCCGAATACTTCCAGTCAACATTCTACAAGTTCCAATTCTActgtagaaaaaaattgcttTGTAGCATCATCTTCGTCGAAAGTACTCTCACATTTGGGAGAAACAGGAGAACGGGATATAGAAATGGAGGCATCTGCACATCTTTTaacgaaacaagaaaaatcattatgtCTTCAGTTAGACTTGAAGCCGATGCAGTATTTAACACAAAAGACGTTGTTGTTACAA GAATATCTCAGTGGTAATAGAAAATCAGGGATTATACCTCAGTCGGAACCAGAGAGTAAGATACTTCATTATTTGGTAGCTAATGGCTGGATTGCAGCCAATTGA
- the LOC124952185 gene encoding transcriptional adapter 2B isoform X9 encodes MADLYAKYNCTYCQEDITGLRVKCVECPDFDLCLQCFSAGAEIGQHKNDHSYQFMDSGTISIFNGRGNWTAREQLRLLDAIEQFGFGNWEDISKHIETRTPEEAKEEYIARYLDGNIGKHTWPPTESYTPNLTDQTKSDNGPLSPDLTSRLPPLDITPEEAAQLGYMPQRDDFERDYNHEAESLVSSLFLNPAEDDDLDIALKLAQVDMYTNNLRERARRKRVVRDYQLVSAFFASSRKDRGVKKRQTKEEKEFRDRMRTFAQFYTAQEYEQFLTNLERERELRLRLSELYRYREHGIARHEECAHFEQVMAQAQGQNDTADHWTEKKSGSSGPSTPIHRHTSKKSPFLHSREEEKNYSSTDRKSTVKLDTASSSSTINQINPNRTMIPANQWVEQDSNPNTSSQHSTSSNSTVEKNCFVASSSSKVLSHLGETGERDIEMEASAHLLTKQEKSLCLQLDLKPMQYLTQKTLLLQKKLYRYRNISVVIENQGLYLSRNQRKGRKSDRKKEREGEGRIRNQNL; translated from the exons ATGGCGG ATTTGTATGCGAAATACAACTGTACGTATTGTCAAGAAGACATCACGGGTCTGCGTGTTAAATGCGTCGAGTGCCCAGATTTCGACCTCTGTTTGCAG TGCTTTTCCGCTGGAGCTGAAATTGGTCAACACAAAAATGATCACTCTTATCAATTTATG GATTCTGGTACCATTAGTATATTTAATGGACGAGGCAATTGGACTGCCAGAGAACAACTTAGACTTTTGGATGCCATTGAACAATTTGGCTTTGGAAATTGGGAGGATATCAGTAAACATATCGAAACTAGGACACCGGAAG AagcgaaagaagaatatattgcTAGGTATTTGGATGGTAATATTGGAAAACATACATGGCCACCTACAGAAAGCTATACGCCAAATCTTACGGATCAAACTAAGTCAGATAATGGACCATTATCCCCTGATCTCACATCCCGGTTACCTCCGCTCGATATAACACCGGAGGAAGCTGCTCAATTGGGTTATATGCCTCAACGAGATGACTTTGAAAGA gaTTATAACCATGAAGCAGAGTCTCTtgtttcatcattatttttaaatccagCAGAAGATGATGATCTCGACATAGCACTTAAGCTAGCACAAGTTGATATGTATACTAATAATTTAAGAGAAAGAGCTAGAAGAAAACGTGTCGTACGAGATTATCAACTTGTGTCCGCTTTCTTTGCATCATCTAGAAAAGATAGAGGAGTAAAGAAGAGacaaacgaaggaagaaaa agaATTTAGGGACAGAATGAGGACTTTTGCACAATTTTATACTGCACAGGAATATGAACAGTTCCTAACGAatcttgaaagagaaagagaacttcGGTTACGACTTTCGGAACTTTATCGTTATCGGGAGCATGGGATAGCTAGACACGAGGAATGTGCACATTTTGAACAAGTGATGGCACAGGCTCAGGGACAAAATGATACCGCCGATCACTGGACAGAGAAAAAATCT GGCAGCAGTGGGCCGTCCACACCAATACACCGCCACACCTCAAAAAAAAG TCCATTTCTTCATtctagagaagaagaaaaaaattactctTCCACCGACCGAAAGTCCACTGTAAAGCTAGACACAGCCAGCAGCAGCTCCACAATCAATCAAATCAATCCCAATCGGACGATGATTCCAGCCAATCAGTGGGTGGAGCAGGATAGCAATCCGAATACTTCCAGTCAACATTCTACAAGTTCCAATTCTActgtagaaaaaaattgcttTGTAGCATCATCTTCGTCGAAAGTACTCTCACATTTGGGAGAAACAGGAGAACGGGATATAGAAATGGAGGCATCTGCACATCTTTTaacgaaacaagaaaaatcattatgtCTTCAGTTAGACTTGAAGCCGATGCAGTATTTAACACAAAAGACGTTGTTGTTACAA aAAAAACTATATCGTTACAGGAATATCTCAGTGGTAATAGAAAATCAGGGATTATACCTCAGTCGGAACCAGAGA aaaggaagaaaaagtgatagaaaaaaagagagagagggagagggacgTATACGTAATCAGAATCTTTAA
- the LOC124952185 gene encoding transcriptional adapter 2B isoform X2: MADLYAKYNCTYCQEDITGLRVKCVECPDFDLCLQCFSAGAEIGQHKNDHSYQFMDSGTISIFNGRGNWTAREQLRLLDAIEQFGFGNWEDISKHIETRTPEEAKEEYIARYLDGNIGKHTWPPTESYTPNLTDQTKSDNGPLSPDLTSRLPPLDITPEEAAQLGYMPQRDDFERDYNHEAESLVSSLFLNPAEDDDLDIALKLAQVDMYTNNLRERARRKRVVRDYQLVSAFFASSRKDRGVKKRQTKEEKEFRDRMRTFAQFYTAQEYEQFLTNLERERELRLRLSELYRYREHGIARHEECAHFEQVMAQAQGQNDTADHWTEKKSRECKTTFRALIILSGPSTPIHRHTSKKSPFLHSREEEKNYSSTDRKSTVKLDTASSSSTINQINPNRTMIPANQWVEQDSNPNTSSQHSTSSNSTVEKNCFVASSSSKVLSHLGETGERDIEMEASAHLLTKQEKSLCLQLDLKPMQYLTQKTLLLQKKLYRYRNISVVIENQGLYLSRNQRKGRKSDRKKEREGEGRIRNQNL, encoded by the exons ATGGCGG ATTTGTATGCGAAATACAACTGTACGTATTGTCAAGAAGACATCACGGGTCTGCGTGTTAAATGCGTCGAGTGCCCAGATTTCGACCTCTGTTTGCAG TGCTTTTCCGCTGGAGCTGAAATTGGTCAACACAAAAATGATCACTCTTATCAATTTATG GATTCTGGTACCATTAGTATATTTAATGGACGAGGCAATTGGACTGCCAGAGAACAACTTAGACTTTTGGATGCCATTGAACAATTTGGCTTTGGAAATTGGGAGGATATCAGTAAACATATCGAAACTAGGACACCGGAAG AagcgaaagaagaatatattgcTAGGTATTTGGATGGTAATATTGGAAAACATACATGGCCACCTACAGAAAGCTATACGCCAAATCTTACGGATCAAACTAAGTCAGATAATGGACCATTATCCCCTGATCTCACATCCCGGTTACCTCCGCTCGATATAACACCGGAGGAAGCTGCTCAATTGGGTTATATGCCTCAACGAGATGACTTTGAAAGA gaTTATAACCATGAAGCAGAGTCTCTtgtttcatcattatttttaaatccagCAGAAGATGATGATCTCGACATAGCACTTAAGCTAGCACAAGTTGATATGTATACTAATAATTTAAGAGAAAGAGCTAGAAGAAAACGTGTCGTACGAGATTATCAACTTGTGTCCGCTTTCTTTGCATCATCTAGAAAAGATAGAGGAGTAAAGAAGAGacaaacgaaggaagaaaa agaATTTAGGGACAGAATGAGGACTTTTGCACAATTTTATACTGCACAGGAATATGAACAGTTCCTAACGAatcttgaaagagaaagagaacttcGGTTACGACTTTCGGAACTTTATCGTTATCGGGAGCATGGGATAGCTAGACACGAGGAATGTGCACATTTTGAACAAGTGATGGCACAGGCTCAGGGACAAAATGATACCGCCGATCACTGGACAGAGAAAAAATCT AGGGAATGTAAAACAACGTTCAGAGCTTTAATTATACT CAGTGGGCCGTCCACACCAATACACCGCCACACCTCAAAAAAAAG TCCATTTCTTCATtctagagaagaagaaaaaaattactctTCCACCGACCGAAAGTCCACTGTAAAGCTAGACACAGCCAGCAGCAGCTCCACAATCAATCAAATCAATCCCAATCGGACGATGATTCCAGCCAATCAGTGGGTGGAGCAGGATAGCAATCCGAATACTTCCAGTCAACATTCTACAAGTTCCAATTCTActgtagaaaaaaattgcttTGTAGCATCATCTTCGTCGAAAGTACTCTCACATTTGGGAGAAACAGGAGAACGGGATATAGAAATGGAGGCATCTGCACATCTTTTaacgaaacaagaaaaatcattatgtCTTCAGTTAGACTTGAAGCCGATGCAGTATTTAACACAAAAGACGTTGTTGTTACAA aAAAAACTATATCGTTACAGGAATATCTCAGTGGTAATAGAAAATCAGGGATTATACCTCAGTCGGAACCAGAGA aaaggaagaaaaagtgatagaaaaaaagagagagagggagagggacgTATACGTAATCAGAATCTTTAA
- the LOC124952185 gene encoding transcriptional adapter 2B isoform X5 produces MADLYAKYNCTYCQEDITGLRVKCVECPDFDLCLQCFSAGAEIGQHKNDHSYQFMDSGTISIFNGRGNWTAREQLRLLDAIEQFGFGNWEDISKHIETRTPEEAKEEYIARYLDGNIGKHTWPPTESYTPNLTDQTKSDNGPLSPDLTSRLPPLDITPEEAAQLGYMPQRDDFERDYNHEAESLVSSLFLNPAEDDDLDIALKLAQVDMYTNNLRERARRKRVVRDYQLVSAFFASSRKDRGVKKRQTKEEKEFRDRMRTFAQFYTAQEYEQFLTNLERERELRLRLSELYRYREHGIARHEECAHFEQVMAQAQGQNDTADHWTEKKSRECKTTFRALIILAAVGRPHQYTATPQKKEEEKNYSSTDRKSTVKLDTASSSSTINQINPNRTMIPANQWVEQDSNPNTSSQHSTSSNSTVEKNCFVASSSSKVLSHLGETGERDIEMEASAHLLTKQEKSLCLQLDLKPMQYLTQKTLLLQKKLYRYRNISVVIENQGLYLSRNQRKGRKSDRKKEREGEGRIRNQNL; encoded by the exons ATGGCGG ATTTGTATGCGAAATACAACTGTACGTATTGTCAAGAAGACATCACGGGTCTGCGTGTTAAATGCGTCGAGTGCCCAGATTTCGACCTCTGTTTGCAG TGCTTTTCCGCTGGAGCTGAAATTGGTCAACACAAAAATGATCACTCTTATCAATTTATG GATTCTGGTACCATTAGTATATTTAATGGACGAGGCAATTGGACTGCCAGAGAACAACTTAGACTTTTGGATGCCATTGAACAATTTGGCTTTGGAAATTGGGAGGATATCAGTAAACATATCGAAACTAGGACACCGGAAG AagcgaaagaagaatatattgcTAGGTATTTGGATGGTAATATTGGAAAACATACATGGCCACCTACAGAAAGCTATACGCCAAATCTTACGGATCAAACTAAGTCAGATAATGGACCATTATCCCCTGATCTCACATCCCGGTTACCTCCGCTCGATATAACACCGGAGGAAGCTGCTCAATTGGGTTATATGCCTCAACGAGATGACTTTGAAAGA gaTTATAACCATGAAGCAGAGTCTCTtgtttcatcattatttttaaatccagCAGAAGATGATGATCTCGACATAGCACTTAAGCTAGCACAAGTTGATATGTATACTAATAATTTAAGAGAAAGAGCTAGAAGAAAACGTGTCGTACGAGATTATCAACTTGTGTCCGCTTTCTTTGCATCATCTAGAAAAGATAGAGGAGTAAAGAAGAGacaaacgaaggaagaaaa agaATTTAGGGACAGAATGAGGACTTTTGCACAATTTTATACTGCACAGGAATATGAACAGTTCCTAACGAatcttgaaagagaaagagaacttcGGTTACGACTTTCGGAACTTTATCGTTATCGGGAGCATGGGATAGCTAGACACGAGGAATGTGCACATTTTGAACAAGTGATGGCACAGGCTCAGGGACAAAATGATACCGCCGATCACTGGACAGAGAAAAAATCT AGGGAATGTAAAACAACGTTCAGAGCTTTAATTATACT GGCAGCAGTGGGCCGTCCACACCAATACACCGCCACACCTCAAAAAAAAG aagaagaaaaaaattactctTCCACCGACCGAAAGTCCACTGTAAAGCTAGACACAGCCAGCAGCAGCTCCACAATCAATCAAATCAATCCCAATCGGACGATGATTCCAGCCAATCAGTGGGTGGAGCAGGATAGCAATCCGAATACTTCCAGTCAACATTCTACAAGTTCCAATTCTActgtagaaaaaaattgcttTGTAGCATCATCTTCGTCGAAAGTACTCTCACATTTGGGAGAAACAGGAGAACGGGATATAGAAATGGAGGCATCTGCACATCTTTTaacgaaacaagaaaaatcattatgtCTTCAGTTAGACTTGAAGCCGATGCAGTATTTAACACAAAAGACGTTGTTGTTACAA aAAAAACTATATCGTTACAGGAATATCTCAGTGGTAATAGAAAATCAGGGATTATACCTCAGTCGGAACCAGAGA aaaggaagaaaaagtgatagaaaaaaagagagagagggagagggacgTATACGTAATCAGAATCTTTAA
- the LOC124952185 gene encoding transcriptional adapter 2B isoform X10: MADLYAKYNCTYCQEDITGLRVKCVECPDFDLCLQCFSAGAEIGQHKNDHSYQFMDSGTISIFNGRGNWTAREQLRLLDAIEQFGFGNWEDISKHIETRTPEEAKEEYIARYLDGNIGKHTWPPTESYTPNLTDQTKSDNGPLSPDLTSRLPPLDITPEEAAQLGYMPQRDDFERDYNHEAESLVSSLFLNPAEDDDLDIALKLAQVDMYTNNLRERARRKRVVRDYQLVSAFFASSRKDRGVKKRQTKEEKEFRDRMRTFAQFYTAQEYEQFLTNLERERELRLRLSELYRYREHGIARHEECAHFEQVMAQAQGQNDTADHWTEKKSGSSGPSTPIHRHTSKKREEEKNYSSTDRKSTVKLDTASSSSTINQINPNRTMIPANQWVEQDSNPNTSSQHSTSSNSTVEKNCFVASSSSKVLSHLGETGERDIEMEASAHLLTKQEKSLCLQLDLKPMQYLTQKTLLLQKKLYRYRNISVVIENQGLYLSRNQRKGRKSDRKKEREGEGRIRNQNL, encoded by the exons ATGGCGG ATTTGTATGCGAAATACAACTGTACGTATTGTCAAGAAGACATCACGGGTCTGCGTGTTAAATGCGTCGAGTGCCCAGATTTCGACCTCTGTTTGCAG TGCTTTTCCGCTGGAGCTGAAATTGGTCAACACAAAAATGATCACTCTTATCAATTTATG GATTCTGGTACCATTAGTATATTTAATGGACGAGGCAATTGGACTGCCAGAGAACAACTTAGACTTTTGGATGCCATTGAACAATTTGGCTTTGGAAATTGGGAGGATATCAGTAAACATATCGAAACTAGGACACCGGAAG AagcgaaagaagaatatattgcTAGGTATTTGGATGGTAATATTGGAAAACATACATGGCCACCTACAGAAAGCTATACGCCAAATCTTACGGATCAAACTAAGTCAGATAATGGACCATTATCCCCTGATCTCACATCCCGGTTACCTCCGCTCGATATAACACCGGAGGAAGCTGCTCAATTGGGTTATATGCCTCAACGAGATGACTTTGAAAGA gaTTATAACCATGAAGCAGAGTCTCTtgtttcatcattatttttaaatccagCAGAAGATGATGATCTCGACATAGCACTTAAGCTAGCACAAGTTGATATGTATACTAATAATTTAAGAGAAAGAGCTAGAAGAAAACGTGTCGTACGAGATTATCAACTTGTGTCCGCTTTCTTTGCATCATCTAGAAAAGATAGAGGAGTAAAGAAGAGacaaacgaaggaagaaaa agaATTTAGGGACAGAATGAGGACTTTTGCACAATTTTATACTGCACAGGAATATGAACAGTTCCTAACGAatcttgaaagagaaagagaacttcGGTTACGACTTTCGGAACTTTATCGTTATCGGGAGCATGGGATAGCTAGACACGAGGAATGTGCACATTTTGAACAAGTGATGGCACAGGCTCAGGGACAAAATGATACCGCCGATCACTGGACAGAGAAAAAATCT GGCAGCAGTGGGCCGTCCACACCAATACACCGCCACACCTCAAAAAAAAG agaagaagaaaaaaattactctTCCACCGACCGAAAGTCCACTGTAAAGCTAGACACAGCCAGCAGCAGCTCCACAATCAATCAAATCAATCCCAATCGGACGATGATTCCAGCCAATCAGTGGGTGGAGCAGGATAGCAATCCGAATACTTCCAGTCAACATTCTACAAGTTCCAATTCTActgtagaaaaaaattgcttTGTAGCATCATCTTCGTCGAAAGTACTCTCACATTTGGGAGAAACAGGAGAACGGGATATAGAAATGGAGGCATCTGCACATCTTTTaacgaaacaagaaaaatcattatgtCTTCAGTTAGACTTGAAGCCGATGCAGTATTTAACACAAAAGACGTTGTTGTTACAA aAAAAACTATATCGTTACAGGAATATCTCAGTGGTAATAGAAAATCAGGGATTATACCTCAGTCGGAACCAGAGA aaaggaagaaaaagtgatagaaaaaaagagagagagggagagggacgTATACGTAATCAGAATCTTTAA